From Pangasianodon hypophthalmus isolate fPanHyp1 chromosome 10, fPanHyp1.pri, whole genome shotgun sequence:
aaaaggtGCTGACAATTGAACTTGGAtagaaaatactaaaaaatgGAATATGACTGAAATGCCAGAGGCTTGGCCCTCTAGGGAACTTGTAAAGGTTCAGGAAAgagttttcttttcagaaaaggTTTCAAGTAGAATATATTTACAAAGCCTGAAATAGTGTATGTTTAGGATGAATATGCATGTAGATGTGTggacaaaagaaaacaagtaaGTAAACCAGAAAGATTTCTAATGTTGTCCTGAACCTCTACAGTCCTGCAGAGTTTTAGTGTCAGACTGGAACTAAACTCTGCATGAGAGAGATGAAGTTTTAGAAGCAGGTTAAAAGCAAAAATCTTCTGAACAAAATTATGTTAATAGGACAGACTATGAAGTTGATTTATAGGAACAAAAGAGGGGAAATTTTCTCCATTAGAAACTGGAAGTTTGGGGAAAATCCAGAgccagagagagtgtgtgtttgtgtgtgtgtgtgaagttagACTGTAACTTATGAAGAATAACCTGAGGAATTGTTGAcctactttaaaaatgtattaaccCATAGCTCTACTTGAACATGTGTGCTGTCCTTTGGGAAATATCTGCTTACACACATGCTAACAACTTTAGGAGCAACTGCAAGTGAACAGCAATCTATGTTACACTGAACTCTtgtgctgctttttttgtttcccTCCCTTCAAATCACAACTCTTGTTCTTGTCTGTCTTAGCTGAAAAACCCATGTCGCCAaactttgctctcaaaacagtctTTATTCCGCAAAGATTTAATCAGCATTAGGTAGAggaaaacaatattaaaacCAGTGCCTGGTGTTGTGTAATCCGTCTTTTAGGCTCCATCTTATGTAGTTGAAGTTCACAGATTTGGAGCACTTACATGGTGAACAATAAAAGGTTCATGGAAGCAGGCAGACAGAAGAGAAGGCTGAACTGCTTATCGCCTATAATAAGACATGTGAATAGCTGCTGTGCCTCCTTCAGTGCAGGAATAATGCACTCGTGCTGTGTAACTCCTCTCAGTTTGATAGTGTTCCAGCGGAGGCAGCTGGGAAACTCGACATATTCCAGCCTGCAGCAGAGTAGTACTGACTTCCAGACAATACCGTCATCTGAATGTGTTACACAGTGAATGTGTAAAAACACCCCTCGTGTTTGAAAAGAAGCAAGATTTACCAGGTTGATTACTAAATCTGACAACTGAAGCAACCACTCAAATcttatttcttgttttatatattatatataaaatcaattaGCCCTGAATTTATTAACCAAATGTGCACATTTTCAGAGATTTGTTTTTTGAAGGGAGGACTGGTTGAAAGCACATTAACTTGCACTTAAAACACTGCCACACAATAATACTATTTATTGgcaagatattttattttttcttccacTGAAAGAATATGAAGCCGCTCAAAACAAAAGCAGGTAGTCTCCAATataaattcaaaaacaaaatgaggTACGTTCAGCATTTtccatgttaaaaatgttttggcaACAAGACTGCACAGCTCAATTTGTCAATGCCCCATGTATTAGCTTAACTCAAATTTTAAAACAACCTTAAGACAGCCTTATCAGTTTTGGacagcaaatataaaaaatgccATTTGCCTAAAATTACCTTTAGAAATTGCATCAGTCAAAAGGAGGAAACCATTTAAAATGATAGATGATGTTCAGAACTGGGCCATAATCTCTGACGGGAAGAAAACTGTTTTACCCTGTCTTTGACTTTCAGTAGTTGGAACAATGAGAAAACACATCTCTTGATTAAGGCCTCAAAGAAGTTACAACAGTGCTTGGGCTTATAACAAAGTGCACTGCATTGGGGCCCTAGCGACACTGGGAACTTGAACTTGGGGTCATGTATGCACCGCTTGGCTGCGTCACACTTGCTAGAACCCTGATCACTCAGCAGAGCTGAAACTTGGCCAGCAGACTGAGGTGGTCAGATGGGAATATTTCATTTGGGAGTCCATTCAGCAACCAAAGGTCAGCTTCAGACAGCAGAGCAAGACGGCCAAGCAACTTCAGACCCTTCTCTTTGTCTGTAGGTAGGTATAAAATAAGACAGTCCATAAAACaaaattcatacacacaccggggtggacaaatcagtagcctggaTGTCCGGGACAAACAGATTGTGTATCCAGGCTATTTGGTTTTTTAGTATGTAAAACACCCGTGATTCGCTAgcatcactgtgattgacaggggagagagtacatcatccctcccacccagagagctcCCACCCATAGATGGCTGTGTTGTCATCAGGATGCAAACTCAGTGATCTGATGATAGGGCAAAGTAGGGCAATTTTTACTAGTTGTATTAAATAGCATGGATGGGCAACTTATGACCTTTTCATAATCATGGACACACAGTCACTTTGACATTAAACATTGAGAGAAGAGATGCTTCTTCAGAAACTTGCGCAGGAaagtattaatgcacttaacaagctaactagctcaccatacATTATTATGTTACATTAACTCtcagtttttaatttcttaaattgGCAAATATGGGACTGAGCAGCATACTAGAGCTTTAACTTAACTGGtaggctagctaataaatacaTCGTTTGTCCACCCCTGCACACACAACTCTTCACATGAAACAGCTGTGTGTATATTCTACTTCACTGGTTTGAAATGAGATTATAAACATAGTGTCCTGTGGCCTACCATCACAACCCGTAGTGTGTTCTCTCCGTGCGGAGTAGAAGATGTAGTCGACCATGGCAGCTCCATGTGAGTGCAGCGTGGTGACTGCACAGCACTCAGTGCCTGATATGTTTTGGCTGTACACAGAGCTTAGGTTAAAGCCATGACATATGGTGTTTCTGAAATGCCTgtcaaaccaaaaccaaaaagatctgttactaaagaaaatgttttttttttttcttatacagTATCCAACataagaacaacaaaaaaaaaaacatccaataacATTATTCTTAAGCATCACAGTTTAAGACAGTTTTAAGAGTCAAGTTCACCTTGGAGGAATTGGCTGTGTTTCTTCAGGAGCTGGAACAGAATATATGTGTGAAtatgttttacaaattaaaaaatgcataacAGAATCATGATTTTAAATGATTGAAGGAAATGTTAAGCACTTTACATAAGACGACAGAGGTTACAAAAGATACAAATTGTGCTAAAATATCAAACCACTGATAAAACCTTATAAAACTGTCCAGTATAGCATGTAGCCTTGTGCCTGCATTgtgtatcaaaaaaaaaaaaaaaaccctgatatGAGTCAGCAGATTATATCAGATATGCCAACATCTACAGTTATCCCTAGCATTTACGATTGTTGACTCCTTGCTAAGGTGATACGGGAGACACCTTACTGTCAGACTAAAATTACCCTGGAAtaaaagccaattcactgaagggtaAAGGACACAGGATATAAAGACCCTTTTCAGTTACTTTTGATTTTATCTAGATGAAGTTTCACCAGTGAATTAGCAAACATCTTGTGAGCCAATGAAAAACAAAGTGttgaacattttacatttttcacaaaaaGCATTCAATAATAAAAGCACAGAGTAAAGTATGCTGTGAATCaccatttaatattttctttcaggATGTATcttcatttaataattataattttatgtaTTGAGCTATACTGTGTACTTGTTTGAGTCAGACAGGTTGAATTGGTTGACACTGCTTTACGATTTGTTTTATACTCTATTAAGTGCAACATTATAATGGCAAgtacttacactatatggccaaatgtctgtggacaactgaccatcacacccatatgtgggtcttccccaaactgttgctacaaagtaacacacaattgtctagaatgcctttgtaCACTGCAGCATTTCCTTTCAATGGAACTAAACCTGTGTACAAAGCAAGATTGCTAAAGACactagctacgtttacatggacactaataatccgatcgtaattggactagaagcacaatcagatctaaaaagtcacatgtaaacacgtcaatcggaatgaattggccaaaaccgattaaaatttcattcggatcgtaaggggtggtttaaaccttttctaatccgatggagaggacatataaacacttcatcaggttgaaaatgaaaccagatagttctgcgcatgtgcaatgacatacaaatcacgtaatgacgtatgacgcacggctgtcagcggtattggggctctgaccgtagcctcaccaggtgccatgttcccctccaccattgaacatagtgtcataaatgactgtcgtgtcatcctaaaattctccttccactcctcgtctctgaagtggtgcaagacgacgttgtcccaccagtccttgcttcggaccctcatccacagacgccttgttctgggctcgggaaggggcatttaattgcttgataaatacacgcattaccgcacaaaacatcacgcgctcgtcgtcttctaattagcagctgaaataggcaattgttaagtctgctttttaaaacgaaaaaaaaaaagcaatggcaagagcgtggctgctagtatctgcatgttggaacggctggaaacgtgtaatcgtgcactgtgcgcatgtcagaagattctgtcatgtaaacgcgcatatcaacccgattactttattcagcgttcttgtaaacactgcgatcggattaatcaatctgattgatttcattccgattgaaacaaaaagtgtccatgtaaacgtgactattGTTTACAaagttggagtagaagaactcaagtggccctGACCTTCTTGccagacatcagtgcctgacctcttgTGCTCTTGTGGGTGactgggcacaaatccccacagacacGCTCCAAGATCTACTGGAAATCCTTCTCAGaggagtggaggctgttatagcagcaatggggaacaactcaatattaatgcccatggttttggaatgggaggGTCAATGACCAGGTGTCCACATAGGCTTTTTGTACTaatatattctctctctctctctctctctctctctctctgcatgctAGGATTTTGTTATTAGCAATCCTTAAGGGGCCTTAcactaatttatatttataagctGACTCATGTTGAATCAGGGAAACATATAACAACAACCCAATGAGTAGCTCTATGCATCAGTGAACTGAAATGAGATGATCCCATTGTAGAGGCTCATGACTCAGCTGGTGTGAGAAGACAGTCAGTGTCACTCTACTCATTTTCCACATTTGGTGCTTGGagtcaaaatgattaaaaataggTTAGATAGTTACTCGGAGTGTTGTCGGTGACACCTGGTATGAGCTCCAGGTCAGGGGGCCGCACACAGGCTGCCGGGCAGTAACGCAGCTGCCGCAGGAAGTCATGATTGTACTGCAGTTTCCCTGAAGACAGAATAAATATAGCttcactcacatgcacacacacacacacacacaacagcacataTGCCTTAAAATGGAGCTACACACTGGCACCAGGATATGCATACTCCTCAACTTTGCAGATTGACTTCCGTTCAGTTCAAAAAGCTGCATTCTTGTCTACACTCACACGGAAGTACTTTTTCCtcaaataattcataataatgcactatatatacacacacacacttttatatatatattgagacaaaaacaaaacctgatTACACCAAGCATGTTTAgcagttttatatatagtagtatatacaatatacaataatatatatatatatatatatatatatatatatatatatatatatatacacacatacatacacatatatatatatatatatatatatatatatatatatatatatatatatatatatatatatatatatacatacacatatatatatatatatatatatatatatatatatatatatatatatatatacacacatatatacacatacacgtatgtgtgtgtgcgtgcgtgtgtatgagCATGAGCATGACCATGAATGACAGGGCTGAGCAGACTAACCACAAAAATGGTATACACACATACGAATAGaatctctcactcacacttgTGGGTATTCTGGGAACACACATACATTTGCTGACCTGATTCTTTGCCTTCAGGCTCAAAAATGTCATAGTACCGACAGTTATCACTGATACCCAAGCTGCTGGGCCACAAAGGAGCGTAGAGCCGCCTGTGATGGGTTTTGTAGGACAAGTCCTCCTGACCAGACACCTGCAATTAAACATGCAAACATGACCGTTATTTCTTAATCATGTTAAAACATTTATGTCTGTTAATCCACAGCTTCtattctctgtatttcttctATTCTTGGTGGAGAACATTCTCTAGTATTTTCTGAAAAAGTGGGTATGCTGTTAACAATAGTTCATTTAAATAAACCTCTTTGAGAAAGAGCAAGTGTAAACTTGCACTAAATTGCCTCGTACTCACTCACAAATTCTCTCTTGCATTTTCttatataatttgttattttgtgtatattcaCACAGATgagtgaacagaaaaaaatgaaggaaagacATGAATAAACGAGTGGAGAAATTGAACAAGTGCAGATGGGTCCATACAAGTGTACTGCAAGATACATACAATGCTGTCCTGTAGCATGTATAAAAAGATCTACATGACTTTGAAAGAGGGTTGTTTATTAGGGCACAGTTTCACAAAGAGTATTTCAATAGGAAGGGTGATAAAGATCCCAGAGATCTAAATGACATTTGCATTCAGATTTAATGGAAAGCCATCAGTAAATAGTGTTGAgaattgtgtgcatgtgaattAGCGTGTAATGTGTAAGGAAAAAGCAAAGAGTAACTGTTCCTCAGGTGACTGAGAATGTCAGTGAACCTTTAAGTGTGAGGACTGAGACGCACCATCCAGTTTGGTAGTCCATGGTAGTAGAGCTGGCCCGTGACGATCAGCTGATAGAGTGgcatgttgggtaaggagttgAAGTCCCCACACAGAATGATCTCGCACTCACGCCCTTTGACCTTACACTGCCTGACCATGCTGTCAATCTCTGCCAGCATTATGGCCAGCTGGGCCAGTTTCACATCTCCCCTCCTGGGGTTgaacagcaggtgtgtgttggCCACACAGATGGGCCGGAACGTAGTGTCGTCCCCATGCGCTGTGGTTGGCTGGAGGAGCAGCACGATGCCCACATTGTCCCGGTCCAACAGTTCACACTCGTGACGCTGGAACTCGAGCAGGCGCACAGAGAGTTGTGTAAAGCACTTAGTGTTGTAACACACTGCACAGCCATCTGTTTTGTTGCCTGTGCGACGTTTGTACACACAGTCATATCCTGGGAAGGAAAGAGAGCGAGACTTAGTGATGAACATGATGATAATCATGTACGAAGACCTGGTTTCCAAAACACTATACGCTAAACTCTCACGTTCTGTTCATCAACAGAAGTGAATGCTCATGGATCACTACATACACAGTGGCTCGCATCAGCATTCACCCACCTTgaactttttccacattttgtagtattaACACCCAGAACTGAAATagtatgtcatgaatctacacaaaaccGATTATAATGCTCCTCTGGCTAATCCCCTTTTTACCCGGTCACTGACCTTTGGTGGACGGCGTTCTCTAGACAGAGGCAAGGATGTGCcatattttttctcattcttaaaaatggatttaatatTGTCCTCTGCTGTGTTCAAAGTTACAATGGGCtattttgcataaaaatataatcatgaaatataatctaaataaagttcatttcagttccaggttgttgcactataaaatgtggaaacgATCAGGCAGGGTGAATCCTTATGTAAGTTACTGTATGGCGATGCTTGATGTAGGCTGAAGTATTACTGAATCTATAGATAATTTTGGTAGTGGCTTAAATGTAAAGCATTAGAAGAAGGAAGGTCATGTGATAGAGAAAGTGAAGGTTAGGGAAAGTGCGAACTCAAACATAAACCTAATGACCtaataaaatttcaaaaaaatatactgtTACAGTTGTAACAAAACAGCAAGATCACCAGCAAGGAGATTTTCCAGAAAATGGTTTAAGTAAATACAGAAGTTATTCCCAGATCAGCTATTATAGATGTAAAATGTTCTCACCCATCTCAATCAAGGCTGGATACATCTGCTCTTGGAAGTGATTCTCTTGCACCTCTTGAAGACAAATAATCTGTGGGTGTAACAATATACAGAAccagaattaaaaaaactaaacaaatacaaattgaAATAGGATGTCTAGTTTTGTGGCTTGATtgattcacatttattttacacacctTCACTGTGATCTGTAAAGAACTACATTAGAAACTATTCACGCACAATTTAAAAGCATTAGTGTTGAGCTTTAACTCACATCAGGTTCCCAGGTCTGTAGCTCTTTGAGAATATTCTCTAAACGGTTTTCCCATGCTAGCACATTCTCTGAGCAGTGTGCATACAGCTCTGAGTTAGCCTCTAGCAGATCCTGGGCCAGGATGTTGTAGGACATAATGGTGAAGTCAAACTTAGACCCAGGATCTACACAGGCTGTGTGGGGAGATACGCAGGGACTGGAGGTTTTACCAAGGTCCTCCCACACCCTCCACACCACTAGGAAAGAAAATACAATGTTAATCATGATAGAAACATACTC
This genomic window contains:
- the angel1 gene encoding protein angel homolog 1, translated to MIGSLIYYGLYPLTQLFIRLSDSWWKRHPVIIHGKAVCDGGARSCRRLNEQQAALLDEWCNAGPEASETPTCTQRERREAEGLVESRPLLEITEVVVEQKSELEEDKEKICSADLMDPNPESVMEWAKIQTAADESKWKFSSEEERQRFQGMVTEAGGVCPFMPAGGFSCHLGSYKAAPSSTLTHAGSGNHGLLKSLQESQACANGNESFEPTADGAEESEIDGSKVPVQLTSALFTTDDVYADDLFTRGSEAQASNGSLVYDLSALLADNHAPSFNHTWLQPTPTGWHFPVGPGLSEVVYHPLQFPGTSYYQGFQENTNFEVVWRVWEDLGKTSSPCVSPHTACVDPGSKFDFTIMSYNILAQDLLEANSELYAHCSENVLAWENRLENILKELQTWEPDIICLQEVQENHFQEQMYPALIEMGYDCVYKRRTGNKTDGCAVCYNTKCFTQLSVRLLEFQRHECELLDRDNVGIVLLLQPTTAHGDDTTFRPICVANTHLLFNPRRGDVKLAQLAIMLAEIDSMVRQCKVKGRECEIILCGDFNSLPNMPLYQLIVTGQLYYHGLPNWMVSGQEDLSYKTHHRRLYAPLWPSSLGISDNCRYYDIFEPEGKESGKLQYNHDFLRQLRYCPAACVRPPDLELIPGVTDNTPTPEETQPIPPRHFRNTICHGFNLSSVYSQNISGTECCAVTTLHSHGAAMVDYIFYSARREHTTGCDDKEKGLKLLGRLALLSEADLWLLNGLPNEIFPSDHLSLLAKFQLC